The genomic region GCGCCGCCGACTGGTCCAAGCGGCCGCTGCCCGACGAGTGGCTGAACTACGCCGCTCTGGACGTCGAGGTGCTGATCGACCTGCGTCACGCCGTCGCGGCCGTGCTCGAGGAACAAGGCAAAACCGACTGGGCGGCACAGGAATTCGAGCACTTACGCACCTACGTGGCGCCACCGACCCGGCGCGACCGTTGGCGACGCACCTCGGGCATCCACAAGGTCCGCGACCAGCGTGCCCTTGCGGCGGTGCGCGAGATGTGGACCGCCCGCGACACCATCGCCCAGCGCCGTGACATCGCGCCGGGCCGAATCCTGCCCGACGCCGCGATAGTCAACGCCGCCACCGTCGACCCCGACACCGTCGAACAGCTGACCGCTCTGCCGGTCTTCGGCGGCTCCCGGCAGCGCCGCAGCGCCAGGGTGTGGCTCGACGCGCTGGCGCGGGCCCGGACCACGCCGGACCCGCCGACGATCCATGAGCCGCCGAACGGTCCGCCGCCTGCGTCCCGCTGGGCCCGACGCAAGCCGGAGGCGGCCGTCCGGCTCGAAGCGGCGCGTGCGGGACTTGTACAACTGTCGCAACGGGTTTCGACTCCCGCGGAAAATATTCTGGCGCCTGACACCGTGCGCCGGCTGTGCTGGGACTGGGAGCCCGTCGACGACCGTGCAGGCGTCGTCGAGGCGTTCCTACGCAATGCGGGCGCGCGTCAGTGGCAGCGCGAGTTGACGGTGCCGGTGCTGGCCGGTGCGCTGGCCGCTGCCGACGCGAAGGTCCAGACCGGCGAACAGACCTGAACCGAGCCGACACGCGCGCCGGCCGGGATCAGTCGAGGCGCTCGCTGATCTCGCTCTCGCTGGCCTCGCCGACGGAGCTGCCCTGTGCGGCCACCCAGCCGGTGATCTGACGGGCGATGTTGCGATCGGTGAGCCCGACCTCGGCCAGCACCTCACCGCGTGAGGCGTGCGCGAAGAACTCCTGCGGCAACCCGACGTCGCGACACGGCACATCGACCTCGGCGCGCCGCAGTGCCGCCGACACGGCGGACCCGACGCCCCCGTTGACGCCGTTGTCCTCGAGCGTCACCACGAGTTTGTGTGCGCGCGCAAGGCCGATCAGCGCCTCGGGGACGGGCAGCACCCAGCGCGGGTCGACGACAGTCACACCGATGCCCTGGTTGCGCAGCAGCTCGGCCACCGACAGTGCCATGGCCGCGAAGGGCCCGACCGCCACCAGCAGGACGTCGTCGGACAGGTCGTCGCCGGGGACGGCGAGCACGTCGACACCGCCGCGGCGTTCGACGGCCGAGATGTCCTCGCCCACGTCGCCTTTGGGGAAGCGGATTGCGGTCGGACCGTCGTTGACGTCGAGCGCCTCGCCGAGTTCCTCTCGCAGGCGCGCGCCGTCGCGCGGGGCGGCGACCCGCATGCCCGGCACGATGCTCAGCATCGACAGGTCCCACATGCCGTTGTGGCTGGCGCCGTCCGGGCCGGTGACACCGGAGCGGTCCAGCACCATGGTGACCGGCAGTCGGTGCAGCGCGACGTCCATCATCAGCTGGTCGAAAGCGCGGTTCAGGAACGTCGAGTAGATCGCCACGACCGGGTGCAGGCCGCCCATCGCCAGGCCGGCCGCTGAGGTCATCGCATGTTGTTCGGCGATGCCGACGTCGAAGAACCGGTCAGGGAAGCGGTCCCGGAACTTCGTCAGCCCCGTCGGACCCGGCATCGCGGCGGTGATCGCGACCACGTCTCGCCGCCGGGCCGCGTAGCCGATCAATGCGTCGGAGAAGGCCGAGGTCCACCCGGGTCCTGGAATGGACGTCGCCAGACCGGTCTCGGGGTCGATGACGCCGCACGCGTGCATCTGGTCGGCCTCGTCGTTCTCCGCGGGCGCGTATCCCATGCCCTTGCGGGTGACGACGTGCACGATCACCGGCATGTTGAAGCCACGGGCGTGTCGCAGCGCGGACTCGACCGCCTGCTCGTCGTGGCCGTCGATGGGGCCGACATACTTCAGGCCCAGGTCGGTGAACATCACCTGCGGCGACAGCGCGTCCTTGATGCCGGCCTTCATGCTGTGCATGAACTGGTAGCAGATCTCGCCGATGAGCGGGACCCCGCGCACGGCCTTACGGCCCTCTTCGAGAACGCGCTCGTATCCCGGCTGCAGCCGCAGCGCGGCCAGATGTTCGGCGAAACCGCCGATCGTGGGCGCATAGCTGCGGCCGTTGTCGTTGACGACGATGACGACCGGGCGGCGCGCCGCGGCGATGTTGTTGAGAGCCTCCCAACACATGCCGCCGGTCAACGCGCCGTCACCGACGACGGCGACCACGTGGCGGTTGCGGTGCCCGGACAGCTCGAAGGCCTTGGCCAGCCCGTCGGCGTAGGACAGCGCCGAACTGGCGTGGCTGGACTCCACCCAGTCGTGCTCGCTCTCCTCGCGGGAGGGATAGCCCGACAGACCGCCCTTCTTGCGTAGCGAGTCGAACTCGTGGCTGCGACCGGTGAGCATCTTGTGCACGTAGGACTGATGTCCGGTGTCGAAGATGATCGGATCGTGCGGCGAGTCGAACACCCGGTGCAGCGCGAGCGTGAGCTCGACGACGCCGAGGTTCGGGCCGAGATGCCCGCCGGTTGCAGCGACCTTGTGAATCAGGAACTCGCGAATTTCGCGCGCCAAATCGCTCAGCTGCGACTGTGTCAGGTGCTGCAGATCAGCGGGACCGCGGATCTGTTCAAGCATTCCGTCAGTCTACGCACGCATATCGTGGTCAGTCGTCTCGAGACTGGTAGACGTCGGGCACACCGTCGCGGTCCGAGTCGAGGGTCTCCTGCTCTTCGATGGCGCGATAGTGCCTGTTGCGCATGCGTAACAGCACTGCTGCGCAGGCGGCGGCGAGCAGCGAGCCGGCAAGCACTCCGACCTTCACGAATTCGTCACGTTCTGTGCCCTGCCCGTACGCCAGATCACCGATCAACAGCGACACCGTGAACCCGATGCCTGCCAGCATCGCGATGCCCAGCACGTCGACCCAGCGCAACGCCTGGTCCAGTTGGGCCCGCGTGACGGCGGACAGGATGCGGGTGGTGAGAAAGATGCCGACCGGCTTGCCCACCACCAGCCCGAGCACGATGCCGAGGGTGATCGGGTCCGTCATCGCCCGGGTGAGCCCGTCCAGCCCGCCGATGTGCACCCCGGCGGCGAAGAAGGCGAAGATCGGCACGGCCACGCCCGCCGACAGCGGACGCAGTCGGTGCTCGAAGTGCTCGGCGAGCCCGGGACCGGCCTCGGGACCGCCCGCGGCGGCCGAACGCAGCACCGGCACGGCGAACCCGAGCAGCACCCCTGCCACGGTCGCATGCACACCGGACTCGTGCATCAGCACCCACGTCGCGCCCGCCAGGGGCAGCAGCAACCACCAGGACTGAATCCGGCGCTGCACACAGAACGCGAATAGCGCCAGCGGGACGAAGGACAGCAACAGTGCCGTCGAATTGATGTCGTCGGTGTAGAAGACGGCGATCACGGTGACGGCGAGGAGGTCGTCGACGACGGCGAGGGTCAACAGGAAGGTGCGCAGCGCCGCCGGCAGGTGGGTCGAGATGACCGCGAGCACCGCGACGGCGAACGCGATGTCGGTAGCCGTCGGGATGGCCCACCCCCGCGTCGCGCCGTCACCGACGTGGGCCGTCACCGCAACGAAGATCAATGCGGGCGCCACCATTCCGCCGACAGCCGCCGCGATCGGCATGGCCGCGCGGCTGGGGTCGCGCAGATCGCCGGCGACGAATTCGCGCTTCAACTCCAGACCGACGACGAAGAAGAAGATCGCCAACAAGCCGTCGGCCGCCCACGTGCCCAGGCTCAGTTGCAGATGCAGACCGAACGGCTCACCGCCGACCTTCAGATCGCGCAGCGCGAAGTATGTCTCCGACCACGGCGAGTTCGCCCACACCAGGGCCACCGCCGACGCGACCAGCAGCACGGCGCCGCCGACGGTCTCCTTGCGCAGGATCGACGACACCCGCCGGGTCTCCGCCCACGAACCGCGGGCGAGCAGACCGCGCTGGGCGAGTCTGCGGATGGGGTTGTCGGTCATGGGCTGCCTTGGAGGAGTCGCGAATGTCGATCAGTACCCGCCGACCAGACTTCCCGGCACACCATTGGGCACCACCCTATTGCATCCGGGCCCGCTCGGCGCTGCGCTGTCGGTCAAGTACGCGCTCACCGGCGATCAACCATCGGCTAACATCTACGGCGGCGCGCCGGGAAGCCTGGTCGGCAACGGTCTGTCGTGCACCCGACTCGGGACGTGCGACAGAGGTCGTCGATCAGAGGGGCCGCCGGTGCACGCAGCCACATCACCGCAGCCAGGCTCGGTACGAGCGCGCGGACGAACACCCATTGAGCGCATCTATCTCGTCGCGCCGAGCGGCAACCCGAATTACGGCGACGAGTTCATCCTGCGCACCTGGCTGCGCCATCTGGCCGTGGTCCGGCCCGATGCCGACGTCGTGGTCGACTGCCACACCCCCGGTCAGGCGGCCGTTCTACTCCAGGGCAGTCATCCGCGGTTGACGTTCGTCGACACCATCTGGCGGATCTGTCTCGCGACCTCTCACCTCGCGTCGGCCGAGGCCGCGGTCGTCGCCGCCGACGTCGTCAACGATCCGGGCCGCATGCCTAGAATCGTCTCGGGCATCGAATTGCTTACCGCCGCCGATACCGTGCACCTCGTCGGCGGCGGCTACATCAACGCGGTGTGGCCCCACCACATGGCGTTGTTGGCGGCGGCGGCCGCAGCAGCCGAGCGGTCGGGCGGCCGGGTGCTGGCGACCGGGCAAGGCCTCGTCCCCGTCGGCGAGCCGGACCGGTTGGGGCTGCTGCGCGAATTGCAATCCCGCTTCGCGCTGTTCGACGTGCGAGACCGCCCGTCGTTCGCTTTCCTTGCCGGAGAGGAAGGTTCGGTCGAATTCACCGGCGACGACGCTTGGCTCGGCATCGGGCCCGACGCCTATGACGCCGGGTCGGAGGCGGCAAAGCGACCGATCGTCTTCTGTCTTCAGTCGGACCTGATGGATGACTTCGCCGACGGCCGGGGTATCGAGGGCCTCACCAGCGCCATCACCCGGCTGATCGAGCGGTGGAGGTTGAGTGGCCGAGACGTAGCGGTGATCGAGGGGATCCCCGGGGCGGACCGCATCGTGTTCGACCGGATCGCCCATCTTCTGACCGGCGCCGAGTTCGTCCCCTTCAGCGCGGTGTGGGCCTGTGGGCTGCCGGCCACAGCCGAACAGGTGTGGGTCAGCACCCGGTTCCACCCGCACCTGTTGGCCGCCGCAATCGGGGCGAGCGGTCTGGCGTTGTCCGGCCGCGCCGACTACTACCCGAACAAGCATCAGTCACTCGTCGAGGCGGGATCGAGGTGGCGGGTCGCCGATTCGACCGACCTGCCGGACACCCCGGTGCGTGACGGCGGATTCGCCGCGGAGGCAGTGCAGCTCCACCGCAGCAGAAAGGCGGCGCTGGCCGCCGAGATCTACCCACCCGCACCGTCGTTGCTCCACCGCGCGCGCAACAGCCTGCGGTTGACCGGAAGCCGGTGGGTGGACATGTCACCCCTGCGCCGGTGAGCGGCGGCGCCCATCCGATGCCCCATTCGATGCTCATCGTTCCCGTCGCGGCGTCACGTCGGGGGCGGGGCCGACGGCGATGCGTCGCGGCCGGTCGGAACCCGGCCAGACGTAGGGCAGGTCGTCGGGAACGTCGGGGAAGAAGCGTCGGTAGTGGTCGGGGTCCTTGCGTACCAGCACCGACTGGTGGCTGCGGTGAAACACCGGGTCGCCGAGCCAGGGTGGCAGTTCGCCGGCGTCGGCCAACTCCGCCTGGGTACGCGGGACGCCCAGACCGGTCGCCTCCGTGAGGTCGGCGAGCATCGTGGTCGCGCAGGTGTCGGCGTGCCCGAGTCGGCACCAGGCCGCGCACACGTCCAACCCGTAGCGCACCAGAGCCTCCTCGTAGCCGGCCCACATCGCCGCGGCCGGATGGTGGCGCCACCCGTAGCCGGGCCGCGTCAAGGCCCGTACCACCTGGATGGTCTCTACCCGTTGCTTGCCCAGCCGTCTGGTGTCGAGGACACGGGCCGAGTCGTCGAACGCCGGGCACGGCAGGAATGTCTGCATCGCGGGTGGGGATACCCGCTCCCGGGCTTTCACTCGGCACCGTCGCCGCGAAGTCAAGTCGACTCGAGAATCGCCTTCAACCGTTCGAGGTCCTTGGTGGTCGCCCGCTTCATCGCCCTGCCGATCACCGGGGCCGCCAGACCGGCGAAGCCCGACGGCTCGCCCTGGTTGCGCAGCGTCATCCTGGTTGCAGCCGCGTCGGCGTCATCCCACTCGTAGCTTGTCTGCATGGGGAACGGGCCTTCGGCGGTGCGCATGACGAACCGGCGCTCGGCGCAGTACTCGATGACCTCGTAGGTGTAGGCCAGCGTGCGTCCCAAGAAGCGCGCGACGAAGGCGAACCTCGACCCCACGGCCAGCGGCGGCGGCGTCTCCCGTCGCACGCTGACGATGTTGGCGTACCACGCTGTGGCGTTGCCGGGATCGGCGGCGTATGCGGCCACCACCGAACGCGGACGACGGATGATGATCTCGACGCTGACGTCGACTCGTGCCATCGGAACTCCCCTGCCGCGACAGGATTTTACGGCTCAGCGGGT from Mycobacterium sp. IDR2000157661 harbors:
- the nhaA gene encoding Na+/H+ antiporter NhaA; its protein translation is MTDNPIRRLAQRGLLARGSWAETRRVSSILRKETVGGAVLLVASAVALVWANSPWSETYFALRDLKVGGEPFGLHLQLSLGTWAADGLLAIFFFVVGLELKREFVAGDLRDPSRAAMPIAAAVGGMVAPALIFVAVTAHVGDGATRGWAIPTATDIAFAVAVLAVISTHLPAALRTFLLTLAVVDDLLAVTVIAVFYTDDINSTALLLSFVPLALFAFCVQRRIQSWWLLLPLAGATWVLMHESGVHATVAGVLLGFAVPVLRSAAAGGPEAGPGLAEHFEHRLRPLSAGVAVPIFAFFAAGVHIGGLDGLTRAMTDPITLGIVLGLVVGKPVGIFLTTRILSAVTRAQLDQALRWVDVLGIAMLAGIGFTVSLLIGDLAYGQGTERDEFVKVGVLAGSLLAAACAAVLLRMRNRHYRAIEEQETLDSDRDGVPDVYQSRDD
- a CDS encoding ribonuclease D, whose amino-acid sequence is MPEATEPEHSQADPPEPAEPEATPLLAPRDGVPALSVSSSEIHRAAELLDSGHGPFAVDAERASGFRYSNRAYLVQIRRAGAGTVLIDPVNHGGDPVATLAPVAEVLATDEWVLHAADQDLPCLAELGMRPTKLYDTELAGRLAGYDKVNLAAMVQRLLGLQLTKGHGAADWSKRPLPDEWLNYAALDVEVLIDLRHAVAAVLEEQGKTDWAAQEFEHLRTYVAPPTRRDRWRRTSGIHKVRDQRALAAVREMWTARDTIAQRRDIAPGRILPDAAIVNAATVDPDTVEQLTALPVFGGSRQRRSARVWLDALARARTTPDPPTIHEPPNGPPPASRWARRKPEAAVRLEAARAGLVQLSQRVSTPAENILAPDTVRRLCWDWEPVDDRAGVVEAFLRNAGARQWQRELTVPVLAGALAAADAKVQTGEQT
- the dxs gene encoding 1-deoxy-D-xylulose-5-phosphate synthase, which produces MLEQIRGPADLQHLTQSQLSDLAREIREFLIHKVAATGGHLGPNLGVVELTLALHRVFDSPHDPIIFDTGHQSYVHKMLTGRSHEFDSLRKKGGLSGYPSREESEHDWVESSHASSALSYADGLAKAFELSGHRNRHVVAVVGDGALTGGMCWEALNNIAAARRPVVIVVNDNGRSYAPTIGGFAEHLAALRLQPGYERVLEEGRKAVRGVPLIGEICYQFMHSMKAGIKDALSPQVMFTDLGLKYVGPIDGHDEQAVESALRHARGFNMPVIVHVVTRKGMGYAPAENDEADQMHACGVIDPETGLATSIPGPGWTSAFSDALIGYAARRRDVVAITAAMPGPTGLTKFRDRFPDRFFDVGIAEQHAMTSAAGLAMGGLHPVVAIYSTFLNRAFDQLMMDVALHRLPVTMVLDRSGVTGPDGASHNGMWDLSMLSIVPGMRVAAPRDGARLREELGEALDVNDGPTAIRFPKGDVGEDISAVERRGGVDVLAVPGDDLSDDVLLVAVGPFAAMALSVAELLRNQGIGVTVVDPRWVLPVPEALIGLARAHKLVVTLEDNGVNGGVGSAVSAALRRAEVDVPCRDVGLPQEFFAHASRGEVLAEVGLTDRNIARQITGWVAAQGSSVGEASESEISERLD
- a CDS encoding polysaccharide pyruvyl transferase family protein encodes the protein MHAATSPQPGSVRARGRTPIERIYLVAPSGNPNYGDEFILRTWLRHLAVVRPDADVVVDCHTPGQAAVLLQGSHPRLTFVDTIWRICLATSHLASAEAAVVAADVVNDPGRMPRIVSGIELLTAADTVHLVGGGYINAVWPHHMALLAAAAAAAERSGGRVLATGQGLVPVGEPDRLGLLRELQSRFALFDVRDRPSFAFLAGEEGSVEFTGDDAWLGIGPDAYDAGSEAAKRPIVFCLQSDLMDDFADGRGIEGLTSAITRLIERWRLSGRDVAVIEGIPGADRIVFDRIAHLLTGAEFVPFSAVWACGLPATAEQVWVSTRFHPHLLAAAIGASGLALSGRADYYPNKHQSLVEAGSRWRVADSTDLPDTPVRDGGFAAEAVQLHRSRKAALAAEIYPPAPSLLHRARNSLRLTGSRWVDMSPLRR
- a CDS encoding MSMEG_6728 family protein, yielding MQTFLPCPAFDDSARVLDTRRLGKQRVETIQVVRALTRPGYGWRHHPAAAMWAGYEEALVRYGLDVCAAWCRLGHADTCATTMLADLTEATGLGVPRTQAELADAGELPPWLGDPVFHRSHQSVLVRKDPDHYRRFFPDVPDDLPYVWPGSDRPRRIAVGPAPDVTPRRER
- a CDS encoding SRPBCC family protein, which codes for MARVDVSVEIIIRRPRSVVAAYAADPGNATAWYANIVSVRRETPPPLAVGSRFAFVARFLGRTLAYTYEVIEYCAERRFVMRTAEGPFPMQTSYEWDDADAAATRMTLRNQGEPSGFAGLAAPVIGRAMKRATTKDLERLKAILEST